A portion of the Sphingobacterium spiritivorum genome contains these proteins:
- the pheT gene encoding phenylalanine--tRNA ligase subunit beta: protein MNISYNWLKNFVDIKDKTPEQISHILTDIGLEVEVLETVQSIPGGLEGLVVGEVKTCEQHPNADRLRVTTVDVGRAELLHIVCGAPNVAAGQKVIVATVGTTVHPLEGEPFKINKSKIRGEVSEGMICAEDEIGLGKSHDGILVLPADTQVGQTARDYFHITDDYRYEIGLTPNRADAASHLGVARDLAGFFRTSFTLPDISAFQSAGSAVQTVVSVRNTDAAPRYSGVNISGVTVKESPDWLKEKLNVIGIRPINNIVDVTNYVLHDLGQPLHAFDADQIAGQQVIVRNAAEGEAFTTLDGVARTLSAEDLVIADAEKPMCIAGVFGGLHSGVSASTVNIFLESAYFNSVSVRKTAKRHALKTDSSFRFERGTDPNMTEFALKRAALLILEVAGGTVSSAITDLYPDPVSPFEFTVNYANVQRLIGKAIPKEDIRSIITSLGITVAKENEHELLVKVPPFKVDVTREVDIVEEVLRIYGYNNIEIKQQINASLNTSEKPDREVVLNQVADLLIANGYNEILSNSLTKSEYVDDVDTAVKLLNPLSSDLDTMRQNLVFSALTAVSYNQKRKSTDLKFFEFGRTYHLLEEGYQERQHLGLALAGRQTGEKWSGEAKPVTFYNIKAAVDTIIRRLNIQGLEVVDTDSTYFDYGLSYKKGQKTLVAFGAVAQSNLKKADVDGQVFFADFDWDQVLKVIRKNSIKYKEVSKFPAVRRDLALLVDEAVTFEKLRQVAVKTERKLLTEVNIFDVYKGDKLPQGKKSYALSFVLQDEEKTLADKQIDAIVQKLILNFEKELGAVVR, encoded by the coding sequence ATGAATATTTCATATAACTGGTTAAAGAATTTTGTTGATATAAAGGATAAAACTCCTGAGCAAATCTCTCATATTTTGACAGATATTGGTCTGGAAGTAGAAGTGTTGGAAACGGTTCAGAGCATACCCGGAGGATTGGAAGGTCTTGTTGTAGGGGAAGTGAAGACTTGTGAACAACATCCCAATGCGGATCGTCTTCGTGTTACAACTGTGGATGTAGGACGTGCAGAATTATTGCACATCGTGTGCGGTGCACCGAATGTAGCTGCCGGACAAAAAGTAATAGTAGCTACTGTAGGAACTACTGTGCATCCGCTGGAAGGAGAGCCTTTTAAAATCAATAAATCTAAAATTCGTGGTGAAGTATCAGAAGGGATGATCTGTGCAGAAGATGAAATTGGTCTGGGCAAATCGCATGATGGTATCCTGGTGCTGCCTGCTGATACACAGGTAGGGCAGACAGCCCGTGATTATTTTCACATTACAGATGATTACCGTTATGAAATCGGTCTGACTCCCAATCGTGCTGATGCTGCTTCTCACTTAGGAGTAGCGCGTGATTTGGCCGGTTTTTTCAGAACTTCATTTACATTACCGGATATTTCTGCATTTCAGTCAGCTGGAAGTGCTGTGCAAACTGTAGTTTCCGTCAGAAATACAGATGCTGCACCCCGTTATTCAGGTGTAAATATTTCAGGAGTGACAGTAAAAGAATCTCCGGATTGGTTGAAAGAAAAACTGAATGTTATCGGTATTCGTCCGATTAACAATATTGTGGATGTTACCAATTATGTACTTCATGATCTGGGACAACCTCTGCATGCATTTGATGCTGATCAGATTGCCGGTCAGCAGGTCATTGTGCGTAATGCTGCAGAAGGAGAAGCTTTTACAACTTTAGACGGAGTTGCACGTACCTTGTCCGCGGAAGATCTGGTTATTGCAGATGCAGAAAAACCAATGTGTATAGCCGGTGTATTTGGTGGCTTACATTCCGGAGTAAGTGCTTCTACCGTTAATATATTTTTAGAAAGCGCATATTTCAATTCCGTATCTGTCCGTAAAACAGCGAAAAGACACGCGTTGAAAACGGACTCTTCTTTCCGTTTTGAGAGAGGAACAGATCCGAATATGACAGAGTTTGCACTCAAACGTGCTGCATTATTGATTCTTGAAGTTGCAGGAGGCACGGTGAGTTCAGCGATTACAGACCTGTATCCTGATCCGGTCTCTCCGTTCGAGTTTACGGTCAATTATGCGAATGTACAACGTCTTATCGGTAAAGCAATTCCGAAGGAAGATATTCGCTCCATCATTACCTCTCTTGGAATAACTGTTGCAAAAGAAAATGAACATGAACTACTGGTAAAGGTACCTCCATTTAAAGTGGATGTAACCCGTGAAGTGGATATTGTAGAAGAAGTTTTGCGTATATACGGTTATAATAATATAGAGATAAAACAGCAGATCAATGCCTCTTTAAATACTTCGGAAAAACCGGACAGAGAAGTGGTATTGAATCAGGTAGCGGATTTATTGATTGCTAATGGCTATAATGAAATTTTATCGAATTCATTGACCAAATCTGAATATGTGGATGATGTGGATACAGCCGTGAAATTGTTAAATCCGTTAAGCAGCGATCTGGATACAATGCGTCAGAATCTGGTGTTTTCTGCTTTGACAGCAGTGTCTTACAACCAGAAGAGAAAAAGTACAGATCTGAAATTCTTTGAATTCGGGCGTACTTACCACTTACTGGAAGAAGGTTATCAGGAAAGACAACATCTTGGACTCGCTCTTGCAGGAAGACAAACCGGCGAAAAATGGAGTGGAGAAGCGAAGCCTGTTACATTTTACAACATTAAAGCTGCTGTGGATACTATTATCCGCAGATTGAATATACAGGGGCTTGAAGTCGTAGATACAGACTCTACCTATTTCGATTACGGATTATCATATAAAAAGGGGCAGAAAACATTAGTTGCATTTGGTGCAGTAGCACAGTCTAATCTGAAAAAAGCGGATGTAGACGGACAGGTGTTTTTTGCTGATTTCGACTGGGATCAGGTGCTGAAAGTAATTCGTAAAAATAGCATTAAATACAAGGAAGTTTCCAAATTTCCGGCTGTTCGTCGTGATCTGGCATTGCTTGTTGATGAGGCTGTTACATTTGAAAAGCTCCGTCAGGTAGCAGTTAAAACGGAGCGTAAGTTGCTTACAGAAGTCAATATTTTTGATGTCTATAAAGGTGATAAGCTGCCTCAGGGTAAGAAATCATATGCCTTAAGCTTTGTTTTGCAGGATGAAGAAAAAACTTTGGCAGACAAACAAATTGACGCTATAGTTCAAAAATTAATTCTTAACTTTGAGAAAGAATTAGGCGCAGTAGTGCGCTAA
- a CDS encoding cell division protein ZapA: protein MGDISIKINIADRVYPLKVDAGEEEIIRHAAKLVNERIKELQDNYAVRDKQDLLSMCVLQYATGMLKAEKNAQNHEEGVEQAVHELDQLLTGFFNK from the coding sequence ATGGGAGATATTTCCATAAAAATAAATATCGCTGATCGGGTATATCCGTTGAAAGTGGATGCAGGTGAGGAGGAGATTATCCGTCATGCAGCGAAATTGGTTAATGAGAGAATAAAAGAACTACAAGACAACTATGCAGTTCGGGATAAACAGGATTTATTATCTATGTGTGTCCTGCAATATGCAACAGGGATGTTGAAAGCCGAAAAAAATGCGCAAAACCACGAAGAAGGGGTAGAGCAGGCTGTTCATGAACTGGATCAGTTGTTGACAGGTTTCTTTAATAAATAA
- the rny gene encoding ribonuclease Y → MNIQIIIAITIIVSLVVGVLIGRYVLQMLFKRQEQAAHENARKIVKEAEQEGEHIKKKRLLEAKEKFLQLKAEHEKEVNQRNNTIVQKENATRQKEQSINQKLENLNREKQELDNTKKQLEKLVELNEKKSEEVDHLKSQQIKQLENIAGVTAEEAKNQLVDSLREEARSQAMIQIKDVVDEAKLTATKEAKKVVIQTIQRTATESAIENTVSIFNIENDEIKGRIIGREGRNIRALEAATGVEIIVDDTPEAIILSGFDPVRREIARLALHRLVTDGRIHPARIEEVVAKTRTQIEDEIVEIGERTAIDLGIHGLHPELIRMVGRMRYRSSYGQNLLQHSREVANFAATMAAELGLNVKLAKRAGLLHDIGKVPDDNPELPHAILGMQLAEKYKEHPDVCNAIGAHHDEIEMTSLISPVVQACDAISGARPGARREVVESYIKRLKELEDLALSYPGVEKTFAIQAGRELRVVVESEKVTDAQAEILAADISNRIQTEMTYPGQIKVTVIRETRSVAYAK, encoded by the coding sequence ATGAATATACAGATCATAATAGCAATCACAATCATAGTTTCCCTTGTCGTGGGTGTTCTGATTGGCCGTTATGTGCTGCAAATGTTGTTTAAAAGGCAAGAACAAGCTGCACATGAAAACGCCAGGAAAATCGTGAAGGAGGCAGAACAGGAAGGGGAGCATATCAAAAAGAAAAGACTTCTGGAAGCAAAAGAGAAGTTTTTACAACTAAAAGCTGAGCATGAAAAAGAAGTAAATCAGCGTAATAATACCATTGTCCAAAAAGAGAATGCTACCCGCCAGAAGGAGCAGTCTATTAACCAGAAGCTGGAAAACCTGAACCGCGAGAAACAAGAACTGGACAATACTAAAAAGCAATTGGAAAAACTTGTAGAGCTGAATGAGAAGAAAAGCGAAGAAGTGGACCATTTGAAATCTCAACAAATCAAACAACTTGAAAATATTGCCGGAGTAACGGCTGAAGAAGCCAAAAATCAGCTGGTTGATTCTTTACGTGAAGAAGCCCGTTCTCAGGCGATGATTCAGATCAAGGATGTCGTAGATGAAGCCAAGCTGACGGCAACTAAAGAAGCTAAGAAAGTCGTTATTCAGACTATTCAGCGTACAGCAACTGAGTCGGCTATCGAAAATACCGTTTCCATCTTTAACATCGAAAATGATGAGATCAAAGGACGTATTATCGGTCGTGAAGGTCGTAATATACGTGCTCTGGAAGCTGCTACCGGAGTTGAAATCATTGTAGATGATACACCGGAGGCTATCATTTTGTCCGGTTTCGATCCGGTACGCCGTGAGATTGCTCGCCTTGCTTTACACCGTCTGGTGACTGATGGTCGTATTCACCCGGCGAGAATCGAAGAGGTGGTAGCAAAAACAAGAACACAGATCGAAGATGAAATCGTAGAGATCGGTGAGCGTACAGCTATAGATCTGGGTATACATGGTCTTCATCCCGAACTGATCCGTATGGTAGGACGTATGCGTTACCGTTCGTCTTACGGACAAAACCTGTTGCAGCACTCTCGTGAAGTTGCCAATTTTGCAGCAACAATGGCAGCAGAACTAGGATTGAATGTGAAACTTGCCAAACGTGCAGGTCTGTTGCATGATATTGGAAAAGTGCCTGATGATAATCCTGAACTGCCGCACGCAATTTTAGGAATGCAGCTGGCCGAAAAATATAAAGAACATCCTGATGTTTGTAATGCGATCGGAGCTCACCATGATGAAATCGAAATGACTTCATTGATCTCTCCGGTAGTACAGGCTTGTGATGCGATCTCAGGCGCCCGTCCGGGAGCTCGTCGTGAGGTAGTGGAAAGCTATATCAAACGTCTGAAAGAACTGGAGGATCTTGCGCTGTCATACCCAGGCGTGGAGAAAACATTTGCTATCCAGGCGGGACGTGAATTGCGCGTTGTCGTTGAAAGTGAAAAAGTAACAGATGCGCAGGCTGAAATTCTGGCTGCAGATATTTCTAACCGTATTCAAACGGAAATGACTTATCCGGGACAGATTAAAGTGACCGTCATTCGGGAAACACGTTCTGTAGCTTACGCGAAATAA